CACATTTTACCGTAGAGCGGTCCTTCGCCGCCGATGATCTTCACTCGTTCAAGGAGTCTCGACTGTTTCCGGTAGGTGGATTCCGAAAAGGGAAGGTTCTTCAGGTCTGTCTGCTCTTGCGGCGTCCGGGCACGCACCTTGTCCATGATTCCGGGAATGGCGGGTTTTCCCTGATCGTCCACGAGAGACGCAAGCATTTTTGCAAGGGCGAGCACCGGATCGGGCAGCGGGCCGCCCCAGGTGCCTGAATGGACGCTTGCCGCAAGCGAACGTACCTCCACGTTCACGGTCACGATGCCCCTGAGCGACGCGGTGAGCGACGGGATGCCGCTGTCGAAATTCTCGCTGTCGGCGATCACGACCACGTCAGCGGACAAAAGCCCCCGGTGTTGCTCAAGCAGCGTGTTCAGGTTCGTTGACCCCACCTCTTCTTCGCCTTCGATCAGGACCTTGACGTTGACCGGCAGACTCTTGATCGAGGCAAGATACGAAGCGATCGCCGCGGAATACATCACAACGCCTCCCTTGTCATCGGATGTCCCTCTGCCGTAAAGCCGGCCTTTGCGCTCGGATGGTTCGAAGGGCGGAGTGGTCCAGAGGTCTTCGCGGCCAGTAGGCTGGACATCGTAGTGAGCGTACAGCAGGACGGTGGGCTTGCCCGTCGCGCCGGACCATTGGCCGAAAACGGCGGGATAGCCTGCACCCATCTCCAGGATGCGCACATCAGCCAGGCCACTTTTTGTCAGGAGTGCTGCGACGGCCCCTGCGCACTGTTTCACCGGGGCCGGGTCAAATCCGGGGAAACTGATGCTTGGTATGCGGACGAGTTCTTTGAGGGCGTTCAGGTGTTCGGCTTTATGCGTGGTGAAATGATCGAGCGCGGGTTGAGTCGCGTTAAGGCTGGTCATGGTCGGCTCCCGAATGTATCCAGGTAAACGTAAACAAACCCGATTCTACTCGAATTCCCCGGTAAAAGCAATTATGATGGAAATTCGCAGAGAAAATCCTTATAAATATACCGTTTTGGCGCTCCTTTCCCATACCTGTTGATAATTATGATACAATAATAGAAAAAAATATTATGCGACTGTTACAGGGCTAACTCCTTTAGATTTATCGGGCAAATTTCTGGGGCTATAAGCTATCTACTGAACATCCTGTAACGTCAGAATAAAATTAACCTTAATTTATGGATATTTCTTGAAAACGTTGAAAGCACAAGAATTGTTAACAAAGACTGGATTCCCGCGTTCGCGGGAATGACGAAAAAACGAGCAGTTAGAATTGTCATCCCCCGGACTTAAGGCAATCAAACCCGAAGCTGTCATAATGATCCGGTAAAGCGAGGGAACCATGAAAATCAAAACAAGGCTGAGGATCACTACTGGTATTGCCCTGGGTCTCGCCCTGTTCATCGTTCTTTTTCTCGTCTGGTCGTTCCGGGAAGTATCGAATGCGAACCGGGACAAGGACCTGGTGTCGGAAATGCGGAAGCTCGCGTTCGAACGCATTATATTGCGTGACGATTATT
This DNA window, taken from Nitrospirota bacterium, encodes the following:
- a CDS encoding M20/M25/M40 family metallo-hydrolase — translated: MTSLNATQPALDHFTTHKAEHLNALKELVRIPSISFPGFDPAPVKQCAGAVAALLTKSGLADVRILEMGAGYPAVFGQWSGATGKPTVLLYAHYDVQPTGREDLWTTPPFEPSERKGRLYGRGTSDDKGGVVMYSAAIASYLASIKSLPVNVKVLIEGEEEVGSTNLNTLLEQHRGLLSADVVVIADSENFDSGIPSLTASLRGIVTVNVEVRSLAASVHSGTWGGPLPDPVLALAKMLASLVDDQGKPAIPGIMDKVRARTPQEQTDLKNLPFSESTYRKQSRLLERVKIIGGEGPLYGKMWHQPSIAVNAIEASSRKQAANIINDSAWARVGIRTVPDMDPEETLGLLTEHLLKQAPWGVQVTIEPETPSRWWKTDTGGPAFSAARMALEKGYGEKPAVVGAGGSIPFVQTITDALGGAPALLFGVGDPYSAAHSEDESMLISDWEKGCRSLILLLSEFAELKC